One genomic region from Xyrauchen texanus isolate HMW12.3.18 chromosome 16, RBS_HiC_50CHRs, whole genome shotgun sequence encodes:
- the LOC127657246 gene encoding zinc finger and BTB domain-containing protein 2-like, with product MDLAHHGLVLLKSLNAQREFGFLCDCTVTIGDVLFKAHKAVLAAFSNYFRMLFIHQDSDCVRLKPSDIQPDIFSYLLNLMYTGKFTTQLIDPLCLEQGVKFLHAYPLLQEASLVNPESQNVPLTNSLYGIQISDQTFSPPNNKTTCNEDANNCEIRSQKFSEMSDVGYTSPQPVGIASPTQNVAATMIQHLTYGIMRRNTSTRKHYNCNYCGSRFNHRCKLKEHLLVHINQATEPMVSSIRNGYTFEVEGQEMEEDHLHADSDVISDTDQQTWMEDTPPSSDIADIDNLEGTDMDREMKRRKFECLTCGRKFLQRSHWREHMYIHTGKPYKCSTCGKSFCRANQAARHACLSQDEDSYIMVNKQSLVLCGGEDNSQVDALFLSSERPYKCSMCAVPFGSPSEVPKHQCLVNDEGTPLVGNENGGLMTASTPLVINTS from the exons ATGGACTTGGCCCACCATGGtcttgttcttctgaaaagtctcAATGCTCAGAGGGAGTTTGGTTTCCTCTGTGACTGTACTGTGACCATTGGGGACGTTCTTTTCAAAGCCCATAAAGCTGTTCTTGCAGCTTTCTCAAACTACTTCCGTATGCTGTTTATTCACCAAGACAG TGACTGTGTTCGACTGAAGCCTTCAGATATACAACCAGACATTTTCAGCTACTTGCTTAACCTAATGTATACTGGCAAATTTACCACACAGCTCATTGACCCTCTTTGCCTTGAGCAGGGTGTAAAATTCCTGCATGCCTACCCCTTATTACAAGAGGCAAGCCTTGTAAACCCTGAGTCCCAGAACGTACCTTTGACAAACTCCCTTTATGGCATACAGATATCTGATCAGACATTCAGCCCACCCAACAATAAAACAACTTGCAATGAAGATGCTAACAACTGTGAAATCAGGAGCCAAAAATTTTCAGAGATGTCTGATGTGGGGTATACATCTCCACAACCTGTTGGCATAGCGTCACCTACCCAAAACGTTGCTGCCACCATGATCCAACATCTCACCTATGGCATAATGAGGAGAAACACTTCCACTAGAAAGCATTACAACTGCAATTATTGTGGAAGCCGTTTTAACCATAGGTGCAAATTAAAGGAGCATCTACTTGTCCACATCAACCAAGCAACAGAGCCTATGGTGTCGTCTATACGAAATGGTTACACTTTTGAGGTTGAAGGTCAGGAAATGGAAGAGGACCATTTGCATGCTGACAGTGATGTTATAAGTGATACCGATCAACAAACATGGATGGAAGACACCCCACCATCCTCTGACATTGCTGATATAGACAACCTGGAGGGCACCGACATGGATCGTGAAATGAAGCGGCGAAAATTTGAATGTCTGACCTGTGGCCGCAAGTTCCTACAGAGGAGCCACTGGCGTGAACACATGTATATTCACACAGGAAAGCCGTACAAGTGTAGTACTTGTGGGAAAAGCTTCTGCAGAGCTAACCAAGCTGCTCGACATGCTTGTTTGAGTCAGGACGAGGACTCCTACATTATGGTGAACAAGCAAAGTTTGGTTCTTTGTGGTGGAGAAGACAACAGTCAGGTGGATGCTCTCTTCCTGTCTTCAGAAAGACCCTACAAATGCAGCATGTGTGCAGTACCTTTCGGCAGCCCATCTGAGGTTCCCAAACATCAGTGTTTGGTTAACGATGAGGGTACACCATTAGTAGGAAATGAAAATGGGGGTTTAATGACAGCTAGTACTCCTCTGGTAATCAATACTTCCTAG
- the LOC127656781 gene encoding sericin 1-like translates to CHSHLIYKCHYLWNHDWCLFHSNWLYCWIYFYSTVVTTNVSATRVTTGVSTTGVTAGASFTATGFTAVVYTTGVTTDVSATGVTTGVSTTGVTAGVIITGATASVIFTETTSGVLFTGVTTNVSSTATNIGFDAISDVMETTVVSTTGLTTKVSATGVTAGIATCNWFCHFNGPEFRLYLCLHLRNKTSRFFDSSTLTFVNVCSSFTASSISSFRPILSALSLAPSSTLLSSIRISISLGISSSSGVTSSISSDFSTNTVPGSDTSSAGMFNSFSSNSSLTNNSAAVSEMFSASIF, encoded by the exons TGTCACAGTCACCTGATCTACAAGTGTCATTACCTCTGGAATCACGACTGGTGCCTATTTCACAGCAACTGGCTTTACTGCTGGATTTACTTCTACAGTACTGTGGTCACAACTAATGTTTCAGCTACTAGAGTCACAACTGGTGTATCGACCACTGGGGTCACAGCTGGTGCCTCTTTCACTGCAACTGGTTTTACTGCTGTGGTTTATACTACTGGTGTCACAACTGATGTTTCTGCTACTGGAGTCACAACTGGTGTATCCACTACTGGGGTCACAGCTGGTGTAATTATTACTGGAGCTACAGCCTCTGTTATTTTCACTGAAACCACATCTGGTGTCTTATTCACTGGGGTCACAACTAATGTCTCTTCCACTGCAACTAACATTGGTTTTGATGCTATTTCTGATGTGATGGAAACAACTGTAGTTTCGACTACTGGACTCACAACAAAAGTTTCTGCTACTGGGGTCACTGCTGGTATAGCTACTTGTAACTGG TTCTGTCATTTCAATGGCCCTGAGTTCAGACTCTACTTGTGTTTGCATCTCAGGAACA AAACCTCTAGATTCTTTGATTCATCgactttaacatttgttaatgtttGCTCTTCCTTTACTGCAAGTTCCATTTCATCATTCAGACCTATCCTGTCTGCTTTGTCACTTGCACCTTCTTCCACTTTGTTATCATCTATTCGAATATCTATTTCTTTGGGCATTTCTTCAAGCTCTGGTGTAACTTCATCCATCTCTTCAGACTTTTCAACTAATACTGTTCCTGGAAGTGACACCTCCTCGGCTGGTATGTTCAATAGTTTTTCCTCCAACTCTTCTCTGACAAATAATTCAGCTGCAGTTTCTGAAATGTTTTCAGCCTCAATATTTTGA